From Streptomyces sp. TLI_105, the proteins below share one genomic window:
- a CDS encoding bifunctional DNA primase/polymerase, with protein MGFTIGGIREMRSGARRRVRTTECTAVAEYTGLWGWDVVPGARAVSGQCSCGDPACAAPGAHPLSFAEPVPAGAGLDVATKAWSEYPGATLLLPVGRAFDVIEVAEAAGRRALVRLERMGLPLGPVCATPTGRARFFVAPGAAAELPQLLYRMGWDDADLDLHCLGPGSYVTAPPSDLGGLGPVRWLRPPTLDTAGAPPQARLLLGTLAYICHRTHF; from the coding sequence ATGGGTTTCACGATCGGCGGCATTCGTGAGATGCGGTCCGGCGCACGCCGCCGCGTACGCACCACGGAGTGCACAGCGGTGGCCGAGTACACGGGACTGTGGGGCTGGGACGTCGTCCCCGGCGCGCGGGCCGTCTCCGGCCAGTGCTCCTGCGGGGATCCGGCCTGCGCGGCCCCGGGCGCGCACCCCCTCTCCTTCGCGGAACCGGTCCCGGCGGGCGCCGGCCTCGACGTCGCCACCAAGGCGTGGTCCGAGTACCCGGGCGCGACGCTGCTCCTCCCGGTCGGCCGGGCCTTCGACGTGATCGAGGTCGCCGAGGCCGCGGGCCGGCGGGCGCTGGTGCGCCTGGAGCGCATGGGGCTGCCGCTGGGCCCGGTGTGCGCGACCCCCACCGGCCGGGCGCGGTTCTTCGTCGCCCCGGGCGCGGCGGCCGAGCTGCCGCAGCTGCTGTACCGGATGGGCTGGGACGACGCCGATCTGGACCTGCACTGCCTGGGGCCCGGCTCCTACGTCACCGCTCCCCCGTCGGACCTGGGCGGGCTCGGGCCGGTGCGCTGGCTGCGGCCCCCGACGCTGGACACGGCGGGCGCGCCCCCGCAGGCCCGGCTGCTGCTCGGCACCCTGGCGTACATCTGCCACCGGACGCACTTCTGA
- the ftsY gene encoding signal recognition particle-docking protein FtsY, translated as MELILAVVIALVVAVAVTSGLVISGRKKKQLPPAEPPSTTPTITAPPAEPHVGEEAETPREEPRRTVEEVELPTDTASGATVVEEPLVEEPEAPEIEVPEPTAGRLVRLRARLARSQNSLGKGLLTLLSREHLDEDTWEEIEETLLTADVGVAPTQELVDRLRERVKVLGTRTPDELRGLLREELVTLLGDFDRTVKTESPEDIPGVVMVVGVNGTGKTTTTGKLARVLVADGKSVVLGAADTFRAAAADQLQTWGERVGARTVRGPEGGDPASIAFDAVKEGIAEKADVVLIDTAGRLHTKTGLMDELGKVKRVVEKHGPLDEILLVLDATTGQNGLIQARVFAEVVDITGIVLTKLDGTAKGGIVVAVQRELGVPVKLVGLGEGPDDLAPFEPGAFVDALIGD; from the coding sequence ATGGAACTCATCCTTGCTGTAGTCATCGCTCTGGTCGTCGCGGTCGCCGTGACGAGCGGGCTCGTGATCAGCGGTCGCAAGAAGAAGCAGCTGCCGCCGGCCGAGCCGCCGTCCACCACGCCGACCATCACCGCTCCGCCCGCCGAACCGCACGTCGGCGAGGAGGCGGAGACACCGCGGGAGGAACCACGCCGCACGGTCGAGGAGGTCGAACTCCCCACCGATACGGCCTCCGGGGCCACGGTCGTCGAGGAGCCGCTCGTCGAGGAGCCCGAGGCTCCCGAGATCGAGGTGCCCGAGCCGACCGCCGGCCGGCTCGTCCGGCTCAGGGCCCGGCTCGCCCGCTCCCAGAACTCGCTCGGCAAGGGGCTGCTCACGCTCCTGTCCCGCGAGCACCTCGACGAGGACACCTGGGAGGAGATCGAGGAGACCCTCCTGACGGCCGACGTCGGCGTCGCGCCCACCCAGGAGCTCGTCGACCGGCTGCGCGAGCGCGTCAAGGTGCTCGGCACCCGCACCCCGGACGAGCTGCGCGGCCTGCTCCGCGAGGAGCTCGTCACCCTCCTCGGCGACTTCGACCGCACGGTGAAGACCGAGAGCCCCGAGGACATCCCGGGCGTGGTCATGGTCGTCGGCGTCAACGGCACCGGCAAGACCACCACCACCGGCAAGCTGGCCCGGGTCCTCGTCGCCGACGGCAAGTCCGTCGTCCTCGGCGCCGCCGACACCTTCCGCGCCGCCGCCGCCGACCAGCTCCAGACCTGGGGCGAGCGCGTCGGCGCCCGCACCGTGCGCGGACCGGAGGGCGGCGACCCGGCGTCGATCGCCTTCGACGCGGTCAAGGAGGGCATCGCCGAGAAGGCCGACGTCGTCCTCATCGACACCGCCGGCCGGCTCCACACCAAGACCGGCCTCATGGACGAGCTCGGCAAGGTCAAGCGCGTCGTCGAGAAGCACGGCCCGCTCGACGAGATCCTCCTCGTCCTCGACGCCACCACCGGCCAGAACGGCCTGATCCAGGCCCGCGTCTTCGCCGAGGTCGTGGACATCACCGGCATCGTGCTCACCAAGCTCGACGGCACCGCCAAGGGCGGCATCGTCGTCGCCGTCCAGCGCGAGCTGGGCGTCCCGGTCAAGCTGGTCGGCCTGGGCGAGGGCCCGGACGACCTGGCGCCCTTCGAGCCGGGCGCCTTCGTCGACGCCCTGATCGGCGACTGA
- a CDS encoding cytosine permease: MPHASEAAGATHDGAMETRGLEPVPDAERTGRVRELFPTWVAANISVLLLTMGAGLIVFNGLNFWQVLTVAIAAPVLSYGIVGLISIAGKRGGAPGMALSRAVFGQRGNLFPGALIWVARWGWETINAVTGAYAVLTVLDLLFGVKSNTLLIVVTLLLFVTSTFLVSGLGINALRVCSKWSTYLFGAFSVLVLAYLVADTDWSAVFDKPAGSTAMMVAGIGTIAAGGISWVPSGPDFTRYLPRTASSRAMVGSTVGGAGIVVLPMVLMGAVMAVSTPDLASAQDPVSFIGELLPMWISVPYLVIALIGMVLINSMSMYSAGFTAQTLGIKVPRAAAVSVNAVISLVFGFLLMVVASSFIGSFISFLTLLAVAFSAWIGVFGVDMLRRRSYDAAALMDTTRTSAYWYRGGFAWQAMTAWAVALAVGLLFTKVDWFSGPLASSWIGENGLGWAATIVAAGVLYAVLPRTPAKVAVAPAEVRETVSI; the protein is encoded by the coding sequence ATGCCCCACGCCTCCGAAGCCGCAGGCGCGACGCACGACGGCGCGATGGAGACCCGCGGTCTCGAGCCCGTCCCCGACGCCGAGCGGACCGGCCGGGTCCGCGAGCTCTTCCCGACCTGGGTCGCGGCCAACATCAGCGTGCTGCTGCTCACCATGGGCGCCGGTCTGATCGTCTTCAACGGCCTGAACTTCTGGCAGGTCCTGACGGTGGCGATCGCGGCGCCGGTCCTCTCGTACGGGATCGTCGGTCTGATATCGATCGCGGGGAAGCGTGGCGGGGCGCCCGGCATGGCGCTGTCGCGGGCCGTGTTCGGTCAGCGCGGAAACCTTTTCCCGGGGGCGCTGATCTGGGTGGCCCGCTGGGGCTGGGAGACCATCAACGCGGTCACCGGGGCGTACGCGGTGCTGACCGTCCTCGATCTGCTCTTCGGCGTGAAGTCGAACACGCTTCTCATCGTGGTGACGCTGCTGCTCTTCGTGACCAGCACGTTCCTGGTCTCGGGTCTCGGGATCAACGCGCTGCGGGTGTGCAGCAAGTGGTCGACGTACCTCTTCGGGGCCTTCTCGGTGCTCGTCCTGGCCTATCTCGTGGCCGACACCGACTGGTCGGCGGTCTTCGACAAGCCGGCCGGTTCGACGGCGATGATGGTCGCGGGCATCGGCACGATCGCGGCCGGCGGCATCAGCTGGGTGCCCTCGGGCCCCGACTTCACGCGCTACCTGCCCCGGACGGCCTCCTCGCGGGCCATGGTCGGCTCGACGGTCGGCGGCGCCGGGATCGTGGTGCTCCCGATGGTGCTGATGGGCGCGGTGATGGCGGTGTCCACGCCGGACCTGGCCTCGGCGCAGGACCCGGTCTCCTTCATCGGCGAGCTGCTGCCGATGTGGATCTCCGTGCCGTACCTGGTGATCGCGCTGATCGGGATGGTGCTGATCAACTCGATGTCGATGTACTCGGCCGGGTTCACGGCGCAGACCCTGGGCATCAAGGTGCCGCGCGCGGCGGCGGTGAGCGTGAACGCCGTGATCAGCCTGGTCTTCGGTTTCCTCCTGATGGTCGTGGCGTCCAGCTTCATCGGTTCGTTCATCTCCTTCCTGACGCTGCTCGCGGTGGCGTTCTCGGCGTGGATCGGGGTCTTCGGCGTGGACATGCTGCGCCGGAGGTCGTACGACGCGGCGGCGCTGATGGACACCACGAGGACCAGCGCCTACTGGTACCGGGGCGGTTTCGCCTGGCAGGCGATGACGGCGTGGGCCGTGGCGCTGGCCGTGGGCCTGCTGTTCACGAAGGTCGACTGGTTCTCCGGTCCGCTCGCCTCGTCCTGGATCGGTGAGAACGGTCTGGGCTGGGCGGCGACGATCGTGGCCGCCGGCGTGTTGTACGCGGTGCTGCCGCGCACCCCGGCGAAGGTGGCGGTGGCGCCCGCCGAAGTGCGCGAGACCGTTTCCATCTGA
- a CDS encoding LLM class flavin-dependent oxidoreductase, with amino-acid sequence MPFSVVRFNLVDPRATPDSLSERYRAALAMAAYADEHGVDTVQTEEHHGVENNWLPSPFAFAGAVFGATRRIAVTVSAIIGPLHDPLRLAEDIAVLDLLSGGRLVTVAGIGYRPEEYEERGVDWGRRGKLQDLLLETLLTAWTGEPFTYRGRTVRVTPRPFTRPHPMLLVGGSSRAAARRAARLGLPFFPSAHLPELEEYYRERCAEYGTEGWTMMPAEKTPLLHLSEDPDRTWAEHGEHFLHEARTYASWQSKDIRSAVRSTATTVAELRAEGVYRVVTPEECLALGLESPVLHPLCGGMPVEEGWRSLRLFCEDVLPRLTA; translated from the coding sequence ATGCCGTTCAGCGTCGTACGGTTCAACCTCGTCGATCCCCGCGCGACCCCCGACTCCCTCTCGGAGCGCTACCGGGCCGCGCTCGCCATGGCCGCGTACGCCGACGAGCACGGCGTCGACACCGTGCAGACCGAGGAGCACCACGGGGTCGAGAACAACTGGCTGCCCTCCCCCTTCGCCTTCGCGGGCGCGGTCTTCGGCGCGACGCGCCGGATAGCGGTCACCGTCTCGGCGATCATCGGCCCGCTGCACGATCCGCTGCGGCTGGCCGAGGACATCGCGGTCCTGGACCTGCTGAGCGGGGGCCGGCTGGTGACGGTGGCCGGGATCGGCTACCGGCCGGAGGAGTACGAGGAGCGCGGGGTCGACTGGGGCCGGCGCGGCAAGCTCCAGGACCTGCTCCTGGAGACCCTGCTCACGGCCTGGACCGGGGAGCCGTTCACCTATCGGGGCCGTACGGTACGGGTCACCCCGCGGCCCTTCACCCGGCCGCATCCGATGCTGCTCGTCGGGGGTTCGTCGCGGGCCGCGGCGCGACGGGCGGCCCGGCTCGGGCTGCCGTTCTTCCCGAGCGCGCACCTGCCGGAGCTCGAGGAGTACTACCGGGAGCGGTGCGCGGAGTACGGCACGGAGGGCTGGACGATGATGCCGGCCGAGAAGACCCCGCTGCTGCACCTGTCGGAGGACCCGGACCGGACCTGGGCCGAGCACGGCGAGCACTTCCTGCACGAGGCGCGGACGTACGCCTCCTGGCAGTCGAAGGACATCCGCTCGGCGGTGCGGTCGACGGCGACGACGGTGGCGGAGCTGCGGGCGGAGGGGGTGTACCGGGTGGTCACCCCGGAGGAGTGCCTGGCGCTCGGCCTGGAGAGTCCGGTGCTGCACCCGCTGTGCGGCGGGATGCCGGTCGAGGAGGGGTGGCGGAGTCTGCGGCTGTTCTGCGAGGACGTGCTGCCGCGGCTCACGGCGTGA
- a CDS encoding sugar porter family MFS transporter, giving the protein MTDTAQAPTPPPSEGRAAHPDHLGHVIFITASAAMGGFLFGYDSSVINGAVEAIRHRYDIGSGTLAQVIAIALIGCAIGAATAGRIADRIGRIRCMQISAVLFAVSAVGSALPFALWDLALWRIVGGFAIGMASVIGPAYIAEVAPAAYRGRLGSFQQAAIVIGIAISQLVNYGILQLADGDQRGEIGGLEAWQWMLGVMVVPAFLYGMLSFAIPESPRFLISVGRIDRAKEVLAEVEGRGVDLDHRVAEIDRAMRSEHKSTFRDLLVTGSRVRLLPIVWVGIGLSVFQQLVGINVAFYYSATLWQSVGIDPSSSFFYSFTTSIINIIGTVIAMVLVDRVGRKPLALVGSIGMAIALAFEAWAFSADLVDGKLPETQGVVALVAAHVFVLFFALSWGVVVWVFLGEMFPNRIRAAALGVAASAQWIANWAITASFPSLADWNLSGTYVIYTVFAVLSIPFVLRYVKETKGKALEEMG; this is encoded by the coding sequence GTGACCGACACCGCGCAGGCGCCCACGCCGCCGCCTTCCGAAGGCCGAGCCGCCCACCCGGACCACCTCGGCCACGTCATCTTCATCACGGCCTCCGCCGCGATGGGTGGATTCCTCTTCGGATACGACAGCTCCGTCATCAACGGCGCCGTCGAGGCGATCCGGCACCGTTACGACATCGGCTCCGGCACCCTCGCCCAGGTCATCGCCATCGCCCTGATCGGCTGCGCCATCGGCGCCGCCACCGCCGGCCGGATCGCCGACCGCATCGGCCGCATCCGCTGCATGCAGATCTCCGCGGTGCTCTTCGCCGTCAGCGCCGTCGGCTCCGCGCTGCCCTTCGCCCTCTGGGACCTCGCCCTCTGGCGGATCGTCGGCGGCTTCGCCATCGGCATGGCCTCCGTCATCGGACCCGCCTACATCGCCGAGGTCGCCCCCGCCGCCTACCGCGGCCGCCTCGGCTCCTTCCAGCAGGCCGCGATCGTCATCGGCATCGCCATCTCCCAGCTGGTCAACTACGGCATCCTCCAGCTCGCCGACGGCGACCAGCGCGGCGAGATCGGCGGCCTGGAGGCCTGGCAGTGGATGCTCGGCGTGATGGTCGTCCCCGCCTTCCTCTACGGCATGCTGTCCTTCGCGATCCCCGAGTCCCCGCGCTTCCTCATCTCCGTCGGGAGGATCGACCGGGCCAAGGAGGTCCTCGCCGAGGTCGAGGGCCGGGGCGTCGACCTCGACCACCGCGTCGCCGAGATCGACCGGGCCATGCGCAGCGAGCACAAGTCCACCTTCAGGGACCTGCTCGTCACCGGGAGCAGGGTCAGGCTGCTGCCCATCGTCTGGGTGGGCATCGGACTCTCGGTCTTCCAGCAGCTCGTCGGCATCAACGTCGCCTTCTACTACTCCGCGACGCTCTGGCAGTCCGTCGGCATCGACCCGTCCAGCTCGTTCTTCTACTCGTTCACCACGTCGATCATCAACATCATCGGCACGGTGATCGCGATGGTCCTGGTCGACCGGGTCGGCCGCAAGCCGCTCGCCCTCGTCGGCTCCATCGGCATGGCGATCGCCCTCGCCTTCGAGGCCTGGGCCTTCTCCGCCGACCTCGTCGACGGCAAGCTGCCCGAGACCCAGGGCGTGGTGGCCCTCGTCGCCGCCCATGTCTTCGTGCTCTTCTTCGCCCTCTCGTGGGGCGTGGTGGTCTGGGTCTTCCTCGGCGAGATGTTCCCCAACCGGATCCGCGCCGCGGCCCTCGGCGTCGCCGCCTCCGCCCAGTGGATCGCCAACTGGGCCATCACCGCCAGCTTCCCGTCCCTCGCGGACTGGAACCTCTCCGGCACCTACGTCATCTACACGGTCTTCGCCGTGCTCTCGATCCCCTTCGTGCTGCGGTACGTCAAGGAGACGAAGGGCAAGGCGTTGGAGGAGATGGGCTAA
- the smc gene encoding chromosome segregation protein SMC: protein MHLKALTLRGFKSFASATTLRFEPGITCVVGPNGSGKSNVVDALSWVMGEQGAKSLRGGKMEDVIFAGTTGRPPLGRAEVSLTIDNSDGALPIDYAEVTLTRIMFRGGSSEYQINGDTCRLLDFQDLLSDSGIGREMHVIVGQGQLDSVLHADPMGRRAFIEEAAGVLKHRKRKEKALRKLDAMQANLARVQDLTDELRRRLKPLGRQAAVARRAVVIQADLRDARLRLLADDLVRLRAALAVEVADEAALLARKEATETELRAALAEEAGLEAEARTLVPRLERAQQNWYDLSQLAERVRGTVSLADARVKSATTAPTEERRGRDPEDLEREAARVREQEAELEAALEAAERALEDSVAHRADLERTLAAEERRLKDAARAIADRREGLARLHGQVNAARSRAAAAQAEIDRLAVARDEAAERAAAAQEEYEQLKAEVDGLDAEDAEHGERYEAARRELADAEAALGAAREAAATAERRRAATRARHDTLALGLRRKDGTGALLSAGLSGLLGPAAELLTVTPGYEIPVAAALGAAADALAADGPSSAAEALRLLRKQDAGRASLILAGAPEPEPPTAAGRHPYAADLVGGPVELLGSVRRLLAGIVVVGDLDEAVELVRTRPELTAVTAEGDLLGAHFAHGGSAGAPSLLEVQASVAEAAAELDELGVRCEEFTLAQQEAAERRRHAAALVEELDTRRRAGERERSAVAQRLGRLAGQARGAAGEAERAAAAAARAQEALEKATAEAEELAERLLVAEEMPAEDEPDTSTRDRLAIDGAHARQTEMEARLQVRTHEERVKGLAGRADSLDRAARAEREARARAEQRRARLRHEERVAGAVAAGARALLAHVEVSLVRAEREREAAEAARAEREQGLTAARAKGRDLKAELDKLTDSVHRGEVLGAEKRLRIEQLEAKALEEFGVEATALVAEYGPDQPVPPSPAVEGEEAGEPESEEPRPFVRSEQEKRLKAAERAYHQLGKVNPLALEEFAALEERHQFLSEQLEDLRKTRTDLLQVVKEVDLRVEQVFTEAYRDTAREFEGVFSRLFPGGEGRLILTDPDNMLTTGVEVEARPPGKKVKRLSLLSGGERSLTAVALLVSIFKARPSPFYVMDEVEAALDDTNLQRLIGIMRELQESSQLIVITHQKRTMEVADALYGVSMQGDGVSKVISQRLR, encoded by the coding sequence GTGCACCTCAAGGCCCTGACCCTCCGCGGATTCAAGTCGTTCGCCTCGGCCACCACGCTACGGTTCGAACCGGGAATCACCTGCGTCGTGGGGCCCAACGGTTCGGGCAAGTCCAACGTCGTGGACGCCCTCTCCTGGGTCATGGGCGAGCAGGGCGCCAAGTCGCTGCGCGGCGGCAAGATGGAGGACGTCATCTTCGCCGGCACGACCGGGCGCCCGCCGCTCGGCCGCGCCGAGGTCTCGCTGACCATCGACAACTCCGACGGCGCGCTGCCCATCGACTACGCCGAGGTCACCCTCACCCGGATCATGTTCCGCGGCGGCAGCAGCGAGTACCAGATCAACGGCGACACCTGCCGGCTGCTCGACTTCCAGGACCTGCTCTCCGACTCCGGCATCGGACGCGAGATGCACGTCATCGTCGGACAGGGACAGCTCGACTCCGTGTTGCACGCCGACCCGATGGGCCGCCGCGCCTTCATCGAGGAGGCCGCCGGCGTCCTGAAGCACCGCAAGCGGAAAGAGAAGGCGCTGCGGAAGCTGGACGCGATGCAGGCCAACCTCGCGCGCGTGCAGGACCTCACCGACGAGCTCCGCCGCCGGCTCAAGCCGCTCGGCCGGCAGGCCGCCGTCGCCCGCCGCGCCGTCGTCATCCAGGCCGACCTGCGCGACGCCCGCCTCCGGCTCCTCGCCGACGACCTCGTCCGGCTCCGGGCGGCGCTGGCTGTCGAGGTCGCCGACGAGGCCGCCCTGCTCGCCCGCAAGGAGGCCACCGAGACCGAGCTGCGCGCCGCCCTCGCCGAGGAGGCCGGGCTCGAGGCGGAGGCCCGCACCCTCGTGCCCCGCCTGGAGCGCGCACAGCAGAACTGGTACGACCTCTCCCAGCTCGCCGAACGCGTGCGGGGCACCGTCTCCCTGGCCGACGCGCGCGTGAAGAGCGCCACCACCGCCCCCACCGAGGAACGGCGCGGCCGCGACCCGGAGGACCTGGAGCGCGAGGCCGCCCGCGTCCGCGAACAGGAGGCGGAGCTCGAAGCCGCCCTGGAGGCAGCCGAGCGCGCCCTGGAGGACAGCGTCGCCCACCGCGCGGACCTGGAGCGCACGCTCGCGGCCGAGGAGCGCCGCCTCAAGGACGCCGCCCGCGCCATCGCCGACCGGCGCGAGGGCCTCGCCCGGCTCCACGGCCAGGTCAACGCGGCCCGCTCGCGCGCCGCCGCCGCCCAGGCCGAGATCGACCGGCTCGCCGTCGCCCGCGACGAGGCCGCGGAGCGGGCCGCCGCCGCCCAGGAGGAGTACGAGCAGCTCAAGGCCGAGGTCGACGGCCTCGACGCGGAGGACGCCGAGCACGGCGAGCGGTACGAGGCCGCCCGCCGCGAACTCGCCGACGCGGAGGCCGCGCTCGGCGCCGCCCGCGAGGCCGCCGCCACCGCCGAACGCCGCCGCGCCGCGACCCGGGCCCGGCACGACACCCTCGCCCTCGGGCTGCGCCGCAAGGACGGCACGGGCGCGCTGCTCTCCGCCGGGCTCAGCGGACTCCTCGGCCCGGCGGCCGAACTCCTCACCGTCACCCCCGGGTACGAGATCCCCGTCGCCGCCGCCCTCGGCGCCGCCGCCGACGCGCTCGCCGCCGACGGGCCCTCCTCCGCCGCCGAGGCCCTGCGCCTGCTGCGCAAGCAGGACGCGGGCCGGGCCTCGCTGATCCTGGCCGGAGCCCCCGAGCCGGAGCCCCCGACGGCGGCCGGAAGGCACCCGTACGCCGCCGACCTGGTCGGCGGACCCGTCGAACTCCTGGGCTCCGTCCGCCGGTTGCTCGCCGGAATCGTGGTCGTCGGGGACCTCGACGAGGCCGTCGAACTGGTCAGGACCCGGCCCGAGCTGACCGCCGTCACCGCCGAAGGCGACCTGCTCGGCGCGCACTTCGCGCACGGCGGCTCCGCCGGGGCGCCCAGCCTCCTCGAAGTCCAGGCCTCGGTCGCCGAGGCCGCCGCCGAGCTCGACGAACTGGGCGTGCGGTGCGAGGAGTTCACGCTCGCACAGCAGGAGGCCGCCGAGCGGCGGCGCCACGCCGCCGCGCTCGTCGAGGAGCTCGACACCCGCCGCCGCGCCGGCGAGCGCGAGAGGTCCGCCGTCGCCCAGCGGCTCGGACGGCTCGCCGGGCAGGCCAGGGGAGCGGCGGGGGAGGCCGAGCGGGCCGCGGCGGCCGCCGCCCGCGCCCAGGAAGCCCTGGAGAAGGCCACCGCCGAAGCCGAGGAACTGGCCGAACGGCTCCTCGTCGCCGAGGAGATGCCGGCCGAGGACGAGCCCGACACCTCCACGCGCGACCGGCTCGCGATCGACGGGGCCCACGCGCGCCAGACCGAGATGGAGGCGCGGCTCCAGGTCCGTACCCACGAGGAGCGGGTCAAGGGGCTCGCCGGACGGGCCGACTCGCTCGACCGGGCCGCCCGCGCCGAGCGGGAGGCACGCGCGCGTGCCGAGCAGCGCCGGGCCAGGCTGCGCCACGAGGAGCGGGTCGCGGGCGCGGTCGCCGCGGGCGCCCGTGCCCTCCTGGCCCATGTCGAGGTCTCCCTGGTGCGTGCCGAGCGGGAGCGGGAGGCGGCCGAAGCGGCGCGGGCCGAGCGGGAGCAGGGCCTGACGGCGGCCCGGGCCAAGGGCCGGGACCTCAAGGCCGAGCTCGACAAGCTGACCGACTCCGTGCACCGGGGAGAGGTGCTCGGCGCCGAGAAGCGGTTGCGGATCGAGCAGCTGGAGGCGAAGGCCCTGGAGGAGTTCGGCGTGGAGGCGACCGCCTTGGTCGCCGAGTACGGTCCGGACCAGCCCGTGCCCCCGTCGCCGGCCGTGGAGGGGGAGGAGGCGGGGGAGCCGGAGTCCGAGGAGCCGCGGCCGTTCGTCCGTTCGGAGCAGGAGAAGCGGTTGAAGGCCGCCGAACGGGCGTACCACCAGCTCGGCAAGGTCAATCCGCTGGCCCTGGAGGAGTTCGCGGCCCTGGAGGAGCGACACCAGTTCCTCTCGGAGCAGCTGGAGGACCTGAGGAAGACCCGTACCGACCTGCTTCAGGTCGTGAAGGAGGTGGACCTGCGGGTCGAGCAGGTCTTCACCGAGGCCTACCGGGACACCGCCCGCGAGTTCGAGGGCGTCTTCTCGCGGCTCTTCCCGGGCGGTGAGGGCCGGCTGATCCTCACCGATCCGGACAACATGCTCACCACCGGCGTCGAGGTGGAGGCCCGCCCGCCGGGCAAGAAGGTCAAGCGGCTCTCGCTGCTCTCCGGCGGCGAGCGCTCGCTCACCGCCGTGGCGCTGCTCGTCTCGATCTTCAAGGCCAGGCCCAGCCCGTTCTACGTGATGGACGAGGTCGAGGCGGCGCTCGACGACACCAACCTCCAGCGGCTGATCGGGATCATGCGGGAGCTCCAGGAGTCCTCGCAGCTGATCGTGATCACGCACCAGAAGCGGACGATGGAGGTCGCGGACGCGCTGTACGGCGTTTCCATGCAGGGCGACGGGGTATCGAAGGTCATCAGCCAACGGCTCCGCTAG
- a CDS encoding acylphosphatase codes for MSDDVRMTAWVRGRVQGVGFRWFTRANALEIGGLVGFALNLDDGRVQVVAEGPRENCHRLLDWLHSADTPGRVDGVTEIWDTPRGGYDGFAIR; via the coding sequence ATGAGCGACGACGTACGGATGACCGCCTGGGTGCGCGGCCGGGTACAGGGAGTGGGCTTCCGCTGGTTCACCAGGGCAAACGCCCTGGAGATCGGCGGCCTGGTGGGCTTCGCCCTGAACCTCGACGACGGCCGGGTGCAGGTGGTGGCCGAGGGCCCGCGTGAGAATTGCCACCGTCTGCTCGACTGGCTCCACTCGGCCGACACACCCGGACGTGTGGACGGCGTCACTGAGATCTGGGACACCCCGCGCGGCGGCTACGACGGCTTCGCCATCCGCTGA
- a CDS encoding CAP domain-containing protein: MGRHRRSGAAPAAEDYAAGSDRPHRGAARRRRPVRTGLLGASAAVAVGAVAVASGLLPGGNTFTVGSAGRSEHQVQSRQAPELTTQGGSTQSPAGGSDGAVTGTGAGKNSAPASPSATPSTKPSPKATPKPTPSKTPSKAPSKTPPKTKAPLPKPVAPKTSVAPTTKAPAPRPAPTTAAPTEKPPVTSTADRGKAAEAEVFRLVNAERAKVGCTPIRTDARLAALADAFSADMATRGFFDHTDPDGDTPWVRAEQAGISGMGGENIARGQVDAAAVMASWMNSDGHRANILNCDFTTMGVGVVFGDGGPWWTQDFGY; this comes from the coding sequence ATGGGACGCCACCGTCGCTCCGGCGCCGCACCCGCCGCAGAAGATTACGCGGCCGGTTCGGACCGCCCGCACCGGGGTGCCGCCCGCCGTCGGCGGCCCGTGCGCACCGGCCTGCTCGGCGCCTCCGCGGCCGTCGCGGTCGGCGCCGTCGCCGTCGCCTCGGGTCTGCTCCCCGGCGGGAACACGTTCACCGTCGGCAGCGCCGGCAGGAGCGAGCACCAGGTCCAGTCCCGGCAGGCCCCGGAGCTGACGACGCAGGGCGGCTCCACGCAGTCCCCGGCCGGAGGATCGGACGGTGCGGTGACGGGCACGGGCGCCGGAAAGAACAGCGCCCCCGCCTCCCCCTCGGCGACCCCCTCGACGAAGCCGAGCCCGAAGGCCACGCCGAAGCCGACGCCTTCGAAGACCCCGTCGAAGGCCCCCTCGAAGACCCCGCCGAAGACGAAGGCCCCCCTTCCGAAGCCGGTGGCGCCGAAGACCTCGGTCGCGCCCACGACGAAGGCGCCCGCACCGAGGCCGGCCCCGACCACGGCGGCGCCGACGGAGAAGCCCCCGGTCACCTCCACCGCCGACCGGGGCAAGGCCGCCGAGGCCGAGGTCTTCCGCCTGGTCAACGCCGAGCGCGCCAAGGTGGGCTGCACGCCGATACGCACGGACGCGCGGCTCGCGGCGCTGGCCGACGCGTTCAGCGCGGACATGGCGACCCGCGGCTTCTTCGACCACACGGACCCGGACGGCGACACCCCGTGGGTCCGGGCGGAGCAGGCGGGCATCTCGGGCATGGGCGGCGAGAACATCGCCCGCGGCCAGGTGGACGCGGCGGCGGTGATGGCGTCCTGGATGAACAGCGACGGCCACCGCGCCAACATCCTGAACTGCGACTTCACGACCATGGGCGTGGGCGTCGTCTTCGGCGACGGCGGCCCCTGGTGGACCCAGGACTTCGGGTACTGA